One Pullulanibacillus sp. KACC 23026 DNA segment encodes these proteins:
- a CDS encoding amidohydrolase family protein codes for MGYKLIKNGTLIDGTGAVVENAAILIKDNKIEAVGPLNEVKQPLEDVEVIDAQGGTILPGLIDTHIHSMMEIKDIRETLVTPFSMRFYQGMHYLKRTLNAGITSARDAGFTDVGVKEAINSGLIKGPRLQVSINPLTITGGHGDSWNLSGLDTTHPTYPGMPSGLCDGPEEVRKKVREMLRAGADIVKVHATGGVMSPTDHPEFTQFSQEELEIIVQEARFRKGVKVMAHAQGSEGVKNAIRAGIHSIEHGIFLDDEAIELMLEKGTYLVPTLLAPVSVLEQGKTSSDMPEHSVRKALEVIDIHKDSVKRAYEAGVKIAMGTDAGVMAHGTNLRELGLMCEIGMSPMESIMATTKVAAECMGWGDRLGTVEEGKLADIVISKYNPLDDIHTLEDNDNLVVVLKDGVVEKNLLVENKVLV; via the coding sequence ATGGGATATAAACTTATTAAGAACGGAACATTAATTGATGGAACAGGTGCGGTCGTTGAAAACGCAGCGATTTTAATTAAAGACAATAAAATTGAAGCGGTTGGTCCATTAAATGAAGTCAAGCAGCCGCTAGAAGACGTTGAAGTGATTGATGCCCAAGGTGGGACGATTCTTCCAGGTCTTATTGATACACATATCCATTCGATGATGGAAATTAAAGATATCCGTGAAACGCTTGTGACACCTTTTTCCATGCGCTTCTATCAAGGGATGCACTACTTAAAGCGCACTCTTAATGCCGGGATTACATCAGCCCGAGATGCTGGGTTTACAGACGTTGGTGTAAAAGAGGCGATTAACAGCGGGTTGATTAAGGGTCCTCGTTTACAAGTTAGTATTAACCCTTTAACCATTACCGGGGGGCATGGGGATTCCTGGAATCTATCAGGTCTTGATACGACTCACCCTACTTATCCTGGGATGCCAAGCGGCCTTTGTGACGGCCCTGAAGAAGTGCGCAAAAAAGTGAGAGAAATGCTTCGCGCAGGTGCTGATATTGTTAAGGTTCACGCAACAGGCGGGGTGATGAGTCCAACTGACCATCCTGAGTTTACGCAATTCTCACAAGAAGAACTTGAAATTATTGTGCAGGAAGCGCGTTTCCGTAAAGGCGTGAAAGTTATGGCTCATGCTCAGGGCTCTGAAGGGGTTAAAAATGCGATCCGTGCAGGTATTCATTCGATTGAGCATGGCATTTTCCTGGATGATGAAGCGATTGAACTTATGCTTGAAAAAGGCACTTACCTCGTTCCGACTTTGTTGGCGCCTGTTTCTGTCTTGGAACAAGGCAAAACAAGTTCAGATATGCCGGAGCATTCTGTGCGTAAAGCATTAGAAGTGATTGACATCCATAAGGACAGTGTTAAGCGTGCTTATGAAGCGGGTGTTAAGATTGCTATGGGAACGGATGCTGGGGTGATGGCGCATGGTACCAACTTGCGTGAACTTGGTCTCATGTGTGAAATCGGGATGTCACCAATGGAATCGATTATGGCCACTACTAAAGTTGCAGCTGAATGCATGGGCTGGGGCGATCGTCTTGGAACGGTTGAAGAAGGGAAGCTTGCTGACATCGTGATTTCAAAATACAATCCTCTTGATGACATTCACACACTAGAAGACAACGACAACCTTGTTGTGGTCCTCAAGGATGGCGTGGTAGAGAAAAACCTACTGGTTGAAAACAAGGTGCTTGTATAA
- the tnpB gene encoding IS66 family insertion sequence element accessory protein TnpB (TnpB, as the term is used for proteins encoded by IS66 family insertion elements, is considered an accessory protein, since TnpC, encoded by a neighboring gene, is a DDE family transposase.), whose translation MLNQAPFDRVYLACGHTDLRKSIDGLAVLVKEGFELDPFSPSLFVFCNRKRDKLKILQWENNGFWLHYRRLERGTFQWPSGQEVPTQSISPRQLRWLLDGLSINQTKAHREVTARTIL comes from the coding sequence ATGCTGAATCAGGCTCCATTTGATCGTGTTTACTTAGCGTGTGGTCATACAGATCTTCGTAAATCAATTGATGGGTTAGCCGTTCTCGTAAAAGAAGGCTTTGAACTGGACCCGTTTTCTCCATCTTTATTCGTTTTCTGCAATCGAAAGCGCGATAAGCTAAAAATACTTCAATGGGAGAATAACGGATTTTGGCTTCATTATCGACGATTAGAACGTGGTACATTTCAATGGCCATCTGGTCAAGAAGTTCCTACACAATCCATCAGTCCTCGCCAACTTCGTTGGCTATTAGATGGTTTGTCGATCAACCAAACCAAAGCCCACCGTGAAGTTACGGCACGTACGATCCTATAA
- a CDS encoding McbB family protein codes for MESTYKINPFIFHELHDGDIVVQNKFGIFRFSDERIKDFLLKSEGKNTSSFNYQKIKSFFRDQTKEIIDVLLETKIIRFSNTLNFEIKNINFYSNNALVGSLISRSFEEVENFHCDRALSHFINKIDLNETELFVVFLNPYDKSLATKLRNKLKSNQNTYSIMSYVYNNKLFVDSIYSDRLKTPCHLCHIGFIESELRIGSRQRITYQQLIDSLFLEEKRFKVETPLRYHDALNIASQICNRIELLLSVFCEMEVEGDDFLQGLVMDIVTKECYVDRTHHWEMCDCYE; via the coding sequence TTGGAAAGTACATATAAAATTAACCCTTTTATTTTTCATGAACTACATGATGGGGATATTGTCGTACAAAATAAATTCGGTATTTTCAGATTCTCTGATGAAAGAATAAAGGATTTTCTCTTAAAATCAGAAGGAAAAAATACTTCTTCTTTTAATTATCAAAAAATAAAATCGTTTTTTAGAGATCAAACAAAAGAAATTATAGATGTATTACTCGAAACAAAGATTATTCGATTTAGTAATACCTTGAATTTTGAAATTAAAAATATAAATTTTTACTCTAACAATGCATTAGTCGGAAGTTTAATATCAAGATCATTTGAAGAAGTAGAAAATTTTCACTGCGATAGAGCTTTATCTCATTTCATAAACAAAATAGATTTGAATGAGACCGAATTGTTTGTTGTTTTTTTGAATCCATACGATAAATCATTGGCAACAAAGTTGAGAAACAAATTAAAGTCCAATCAAAATACTTATTCAATAATGTCATATGTATACAATAATAAACTTTTTGTTGACTCTATATACTCAGATCGGCTCAAAACCCCTTGTCATTTATGCCATATTGGATTTATAGAATCTGAATTGAGGATTGGGTCAAGGCAGCGTATAACTTATCAGCAATTAATTGATAGTCTATTTTTAGAAGAAAAACGTTTTAAAGTTGAGACACCTTTAAGATATCATGACGCATTAAATATAGCGTCACAAATTTGTAACAGGATTGAATTGTTACTTTCAGTATTTTGTGAGATGGAAGTTGAAGGTGATGATTTTTTACAGGGATTAGTGATGGATATTGTAACCAAAGAATGTTATGTAGATAGAACACATCACTGGGAAATGTGTGACTGCTATGAGTAA
- a CDS encoding ABC transporter ATP-binding protein, which yields MELENSLTELIMDQIQSITFKEVFSTSIQDKLYFLRTNSTFKVGRIFSALISILSSLTLFISMFIFLLRWNWIYAILIVLFSIPGGLIQIYFNKKKFLLNLQLNQLKRKRFYILFIVTTKEYIKEIIEYQSINYLINMHFKLFRNIFIPTRSMAALQRKLNILLSLLSVGIIGFIEFQVIKLAIVGKILLGTMNSLLQSLGQVSGGVQKLIISFSGIHNDILYVDNLKEFLNDKIEEVQPDNKRIGGKVNIIGKNLTYSIGEKIVFKNLNFKFSSGSVIGIMGDNGVGKTSFLEIILGIKEQSNGQLYFNNFLSNEISGHQRVEICQMLHQRPARYEFNLEDNIKISDINNEININELESFIRELDENSFSLKMDKKTMLGEWYSNSTNLSGGQWQKLSLYRLFYKKASIYLLDEPTNNLDSESIRDLEDMIRKIGRDTLLIIVSHDFKFLYNVSDELYRINLNGLHEITKKKESV from the coding sequence TTGGAATTAGAAAATTCTCTTACAGAACTAATAATGGATCAAATTCAATCTATTACCTTTAAAGAAGTTTTTTCAACTAGTATACAGGATAAGTTATATTTTTTAAGAACGAATTCTACTTTTAAAGTGGGAAGAATTTTTTCGGCATTGATTTCTATTTTATCCTCATTAACATTATTTATCTCTATGTTTATTTTTCTTCTTAGATGGAATTGGATTTATGCAATTTTAATTGTTTTGTTTAGTATTCCTGGAGGGTTAATTCAAATTTACTTTAATAAGAAAAAATTTCTTCTTAATCTTCAATTGAATCAGTTAAAACGAAAAAGATTCTATATATTATTTATTGTTACTACGAAAGAGTATATAAAAGAAATTATTGAGTACCAATCCATTAATTATTTAATAAACATGCACTTTAAATTGTTTAGGAATATTTTTATTCCAACAAGATCTATGGCTGCTTTGCAACGTAAACTTAATATATTATTGTCTCTATTAAGTGTTGGGATAATAGGTTTTATTGAATTTCAAGTAATAAAATTGGCAATAGTGGGTAAAATTTTGTTGGGAACTATGAACTCTTTACTACAATCACTGGGACAAGTTTCAGGAGGGGTCCAAAAATTAATCATATCATTTAGTGGAATTCATAATGATATTTTATATGTTGACAATTTAAAAGAATTTTTAAACGATAAGATAGAAGAAGTACAACCAGATAATAAGCGTATAGGTGGAAAGGTGAACATAATAGGGAAAAATTTAACCTATTCTATAGGTGAAAAAATAGTTTTCAAGAATTTGAATTTTAAATTCTCATCAGGAAGTGTTATAGGAATAATGGGGGACAATGGTGTTGGAAAAACAAGCTTTTTGGAGATAATCTTGGGTATAAAAGAACAATCTAATGGTCAATTGTATTTTAATAATTTTTTATCAAATGAAATATCTGGGCATCAAAGAGTAGAAATATGTCAAATGCTACACCAAAGACCGGCTCGCTATGAATTTAATTTAGAAGACAATATTAAAATATCAGATATTAATAATGAAATAAATATAAATGAATTAGAAAGTTTTATAAGAGAATTAGATGAGAATTCTTTTTCTCTTAAAATGGATAAAAAAACAATGCTAGGTGAATGGTATTCCAATAGTACAAATCTTTCCGGCGGACAATGGCAAAAGTTATCTCTCTATAGATTATTTTATAAAAAAGCATCTATTTATTTACTTGATGAACCAACAAACAATTTAGATAGTGAATCAATAAGAGACCTTGAAGATATGATTAGAAAAATAGGTAGGGATACACTTTTAATAATTGTTTCTCATGACTTTAAATTTCTATATAATGTAAGTGATGAATTGTATAGAATAAATTTAAATGGATTGCATGAGATAACTAAGAAAAAAGAGAGTGTATAA
- a CDS encoding YcaO-like family protein, giving the protein MFHKFLNHNTYKFPIDIFRNSPRFALVSQGNYLIDGRVGPDAGLTLGFDKMNTMIRAIGEATERRCTMLQLESDKIYEDMVETWDLVNSRKDYLERKYTRFLKGLVDTTGSAVHTNSNIAIYNALKELLEKNSLFLFWYGKQGKKIKKNLYYNNTYYRCFKNSGFEVSVFINDFFTPLKTVIVLSYKENDQYICGLGTDVNISTAIEHAFEEAFLIGGTRYYWMEFGNNFEENIWANKEYVEYTKYLDCVDYSEIYENPEDVYERSIINLISGIPNFVKKIHLIYKEQHLVSNLKYARVYSKELFNCLPLKRNICIDVLINKETLNLETKSLSLIPDCPMS; this is encoded by the coding sequence ATGTTCCATAAATTTTTAAATCATAACACATACAAATTTCCTATTGATATATTTAGGAATTCTCCACGATTTGCATTAGTAAGTCAGGGGAATTACCTTATAGATGGGCGAGTTGGACCAGATGCTGGTTTGACTCTAGGTTTTGATAAAATGAATACAATGATTAGAGCAATAGGAGAAGCAACAGAAAGACGTTGTACAATGCTTCAATTAGAATCTGATAAGATTTATGAAGATATGGTAGAAACTTGGGATTTGGTAAATTCAAGAAAGGATTATTTGGAAAGAAAGTATACAAGATTTCTAAAGGGCTTAGTGGATACAACTGGTAGCGCTGTTCACACAAACTCCAATATTGCAATATATAATGCTTTAAAGGAGCTATTAGAGAAAAATTCATTATTTCTTTTTTGGTATGGTAAACAAGGAAAGAAAATTAAAAAAAATCTTTATTACAATAATACTTATTATAGATGTTTTAAAAATTCAGGGTTCGAAGTATCTGTTTTTATTAATGATTTTTTCACGCCTTTAAAAACAGTTATTGTACTGAGTTACAAGGAAAATGACCAATATATTTGTGGATTAGGTACAGATGTAAATATTAGTACTGCAATAGAACATGCTTTTGAAGAAGCCTTTTTAATTGGTGGAACAAGGTATTATTGGATGGAGTTTGGTAATAATTTTGAAGAAAATATTTGGGCAAACAAAGAGTATGTAGAATATACTAAATATTTAGACTGTGTTGACTATAGTGAAATATACGAAAATCCCGAAGATGTATATGAACGTTCAATTATTAACTTGATTTCAGGTATTCCTAATTTTGTTAAGAAGATACATTTAATATATAAGGAACAACATTTGGTTTCAAATTTAAAATATGCAAGAGTATATTCAAAAGAATTATTTAATTGTCTACCTTTAAAAAGGAATATATGTATAGATGTTTTGATTAATAAGGAAACCTTGAATTTGGAAACCAAGAGTTTATCCCTGATTCCAGATTGTCCAATGAGTTAA
- a CDS encoding amidohydrolase, translated as MLKTSVHEELIARVKDEVVEWRRHFHQNPELSFEEVNTAQFVYEQLESFGGFQLSRPTKTSVVARLVGSQPGKVIGLRADMDALPIQEETHLEFASKIPGVMHACGHDGHTAMLLGAAKIFSQIKDEIKGELVFIFQHAEELQPGGARELVKEGVVDEVDYIFGIHLFSTLPVGKIGLVVGPMTSNSDAFDLKITGKGGHSSQPENSIDPIVIAAQVITNLQQIVSRNIDSAERLVLSTTTLKAGTAKNIIPESVEIGGSVRSLTPEVREQAVSLMHRIIKGVTEAHGASYELDYQYGYSSVVNEESLVKVVEAVVREQLGDDFVAYGGPVMGGEDFAAYLDKAPGCFIGVGAGNPEQGFDFPHHHPRFGIDEASLEHGLRIWANLPQKVYELLGDE; from the coding sequence ATGTTAAAGACATCTGTTCATGAAGAACTCATCGCTCGGGTTAAGGATGAAGTGGTGGAGTGGCGCCGGCATTTTCATCAGAATCCAGAACTGTCTTTTGAGGAAGTGAACACAGCCCAATTTGTTTACGAGCAGCTTGAATCTTTTGGCGGGTTTCAGTTAAGTCGGCCAACCAAAACAAGCGTCGTAGCACGCCTTGTTGGCAGCCAGCCAGGTAAAGTTATTGGTCTTAGAGCGGATATGGACGCTCTTCCGATTCAAGAAGAAACCCATTTAGAATTTGCCTCTAAAATTCCTGGTGTTATGCACGCATGCGGGCATGATGGACATACCGCGATGCTTCTCGGAGCGGCAAAGATCTTTAGCCAAATCAAGGATGAAATCAAAGGGGAATTAGTGTTCATCTTCCAGCATGCTGAAGAGCTTCAGCCAGGCGGGGCAAGAGAGCTTGTTAAAGAGGGCGTCGTTGATGAGGTGGATTATATATTCGGAATTCATCTTTTTTCAACTCTTCCCGTTGGAAAAATTGGTTTAGTTGTCGGTCCAATGACTTCCAATTCGGATGCTTTTGATTTGAAAATTACTGGGAAAGGTGGGCACTCCTCACAGCCTGAGAACTCCATTGATCCCATTGTGATTGCGGCTCAAGTCATTACGAACCTCCAACAGATTGTTTCGAGAAACATCGATTCTGCTGAGCGGTTGGTTTTATCTACAACGACATTAAAAGCGGGAACCGCCAAAAATATTATTCCTGAATCTGTTGAGATAGGCGGCTCCGTTCGTTCTTTGACGCCAGAGGTTCGTGAGCAGGCGGTTTCTTTGATGCACCGAATTATTAAAGGGGTAACAGAAGCACATGGCGCATCCTATGAGCTTGACTATCAATATGGATACAGCAGTGTTGTAAACGAGGAGTCCCTCGTAAAAGTGGTGGAGGCGGTTGTAAGAGAACAATTGGGTGATGATTTTGTGGCCTATGGCGGTCCGGTCATGGGTGGTGAGGATTTCGCGGCCTATCTCGACAAAGCGCCTGGCTGCTTCATTGGAGTCGGGGCTGGAAATCCGGAACAGGGCTTTGATTTCCCGCATCATCATCCTCGTTTTGGCATTGATGAAGCTTCTTTGGAGCATGGGCTCAGAATTTGGGCGAATCTGCCTCAGAAGGTCTATGAACTGTTAGGTGACGAATAA
- a CDS encoding IS66 family insertion sequence element accessory protein TnpB yields the protein MTHSEKQIEWKTRVDAWKTSGLGITQWCQEQGIKRHQMHYWIRKFKEETTDHTPSSPQWLTLTIKEEQLGSQGPEPVFIHFGPISIEVRPGSNLTLVSDLV from the coding sequence TTGACCCATTCAGAAAAACAAATAGAATGGAAAACACGTGTTGATGCATGGAAAACAAGTGGATTGGGCATTACCCAATGGTGTCAGGAACAAGGAATTAAAAGGCACCAAATGCACTACTGGATCCGAAAGTTCAAAGAAGAGACCACGGACCACACTCCTTCTAGTCCTCAGTGGTTGACCTTAACTATTAAGGAGGAACAACTAGGGTCTCAAGGACCAGAACCTGTATTCATTCACTTTGGTCCCATTTCTATAGAAGTTCGACCTGGAAGTAACTTGACTTTAGTTTCAGATCTTGTCTAA
- a CDS encoding IS66 family transposase, with amino-acid sequence MKPTKTSATILTTEQLQARCAFLENQVAELSGKLQWLESQVRLGQHKRFGSSEKTHPDQLELPLFNEAEVEATSQKGEPATEIITFRRKKQRGQREVLLDNLPTETVEYRLSPDDQVPMPKPVYPGSLASPSSLAYIMNQKYVEGCPLYRLEKQFERFGFSLSRQTMSNWILFGANQWLKPLYQQMKAILIQKDVLHADESTLQVLHEPGRKATSKSYMWVYRSGRTSEPIILFDYQETRQKEHPARFLKGFKGYLHVDGYQGCHLGGMLGALSENLDKAHARRKFTEALKALPETASTSIVKATEGLAFCNHLFKIERDLKDVSPEERYEERLKRSQPVLEAFSAWLREQTPKVLPKSALGQAVKYCRNQWDRLVEFLSDGRLEIDNNRGERSIKPFVIGRKNWLFSNTAKGAKSSAIIYSIVETAKENGLSPFHYLSYLFKELPNIDTTDKDKLADLLPWSSSIPIECRVPIKSK; translated from the coding sequence ATGAAACCAACTAAAACTTCGGCTACTATTCTTACAACTGAACAACTTCAAGCAAGATGTGCTTTTCTTGAAAATCAAGTGGCTGAATTATCAGGGAAACTCCAATGGCTAGAAAGCCAAGTCCGTTTGGGTCAGCATAAACGCTTTGGTTCAAGTGAAAAGACCCATCCGGATCAGCTTGAGCTTCCGCTTTTTAACGAAGCGGAAGTCGAAGCCACGTCTCAAAAGGGAGAACCTGCGACAGAAATAATCACCTTTCGTCGCAAAAAACAACGTGGCCAACGTGAAGTACTTCTCGACAATCTGCCTACGGAAACGGTGGAATACCGACTTTCTCCGGATGACCAGGTTCCTATGCCGAAACCGGTTTATCCAGGCAGCTTAGCGTCCCCATCTAGTTTGGCTTATATCATGAACCAAAAATATGTGGAAGGGTGTCCGCTATATCGCTTGGAAAAACAATTCGAGAGATTCGGATTTTCCTTGTCACGTCAAACCATGTCTAACTGGATCCTTTTTGGGGCTAACCAATGGTTAAAACCACTCTACCAACAGATGAAGGCAATCTTAATCCAGAAAGATGTTCTCCATGCCGATGAATCGACTCTTCAGGTTCTTCATGAACCTGGGCGAAAAGCCACCTCAAAATCTTATATGTGGGTCTATCGATCTGGGCGAACGTCCGAACCAATAATACTCTTTGACTATCAAGAGACACGCCAAAAAGAACATCCGGCCCGTTTTCTGAAAGGTTTCAAAGGGTATCTTCACGTCGATGGCTATCAAGGATGTCACCTTGGTGGGATGTTGGGCGCATTATCCGAGAACTTAGATAAGGCGCATGCACGCCGTAAATTTACAGAAGCCCTAAAGGCATTACCAGAAACTGCGAGTACTTCCATTGTTAAAGCAACGGAAGGCTTAGCCTTTTGTAATCACCTTTTTAAGATTGAGCGTGACCTAAAGGATGTCAGTCCAGAGGAACGCTATGAAGAACGCTTAAAGCGCAGCCAGCCAGTGCTGGAGGCTTTTTCAGCATGGCTTCGTGAACAAACCCCAAAAGTTCTACCCAAAAGTGCGCTGGGTCAAGCCGTTAAATATTGCCGAAATCAATGGGATCGTTTAGTAGAGTTTTTAAGCGATGGACGTTTAGAGATCGATAATAACCGAGGAGAACGTTCAATTAAACCTTTCGTAATTGGACGGAAAAATTGGCTCTTTAGTAATACAGCAAAGGGAGCTAAATCAAGCGCCATCATATATAGTATTGTGGAGACAGCCAAGGAGAATGGATTGAGTCCATTCCACTACCTCAGCTATTTATTCAAGGAGCTTCCCAATATCGATACGACGGATAAAGACAAATTAGCAGATCTCTTACCGTGGTCATCCTCTATCCCTATAGAATGCCGTGTTCCTATTAAATCTAAATAA
- a CDS encoding M20 family metallopeptidase, with translation MELEKLYQTLDQLYDEMVDIRRHLHMNPELSFEEVETPKYVANYHQLLGHDVRTEVGGRGVVAKLVGGKPGPTIALRADFDALPIQELTDVPFKSKVDGVMHACGHDGHTAELLVLAKALNSMQDELEGTIVFIHQHAEEFQPGGAIAMIEDGCLEGVDVIFGTHLQAVKPYGEVSFRVGPTMAAADRFHITIKGKGGHGAQPHLSKDSIVVGAQLVMNLQQVVSRRVSPIESAVLSVGNFVAKNAFNVIADTAQLDGTVRTFKEDVRDLVEKEMERVVKGTCLAAGVDYEFSYLRGYPSLVNHQEETEFVASVLEDVPGVESVTESPLQMAGEDFSYYLQHVKGSYFYTGARNPEWEEAYPHHHPKFDLDERGMLVAAKCLGKVAVEYAKKEVKQAVK, from the coding sequence ATGGAATTAGAAAAACTCTATCAAACACTTGATCAATTGTATGATGAAATGGTGGACATTCGTCGTCACTTACATATGAACCCTGAGCTGTCTTTTGAGGAAGTTGAAACCCCTAAATATGTAGCTAATTATCATCAGTTACTAGGGCATGACGTTCGTACCGAAGTAGGCGGGCGTGGTGTTGTAGCTAAGTTAGTAGGTGGAAAGCCTGGGCCAACCATTGCGTTACGAGCAGATTTTGATGCTCTTCCGATTCAAGAATTAACCGATGTTCCTTTTAAATCGAAGGTAGACGGTGTGATGCATGCCTGTGGTCATGATGGGCATACCGCTGAACTGCTTGTTCTAGCCAAAGCTTTGAACAGTATGCAGGATGAGCTTGAAGGAACGATTGTCTTTATCCATCAGCATGCCGAAGAATTTCAACCAGGCGGTGCGATTGCCATGATTGAGGACGGCTGCTTAGAGGGCGTTGATGTCATTTTTGGAACGCATTTACAAGCCGTTAAACCTTACGGGGAAGTGTCTTTTCGGGTGGGGCCAACCATGGCGGCAGCCGATCGTTTCCATATCACGATAAAAGGGAAGGGAGGACATGGTGCCCAGCCTCATTTATCAAAGGATTCAATTGTTGTGGGGGCACAGCTTGTGATGAACCTTCAACAAGTGGTCAGCAGACGCGTGAGTCCCATTGAATCGGCCGTTTTATCGGTTGGTAATTTTGTGGCTAAAAATGCCTTTAATGTCATTGCTGATACCGCACAGCTCGATGGAACAGTCCGGACTTTCAAAGAGGATGTGCGTGATTTAGTCGAGAAGGAGATGGAGCGTGTTGTAAAAGGTACTTGTCTTGCAGCCGGTGTAGACTACGAGTTTTCCTACTTACGCGGCTATCCATCCTTAGTTAATCATCAGGAGGAGACCGAGTTTGTTGCGAGTGTCCTTGAAGATGTACCAGGTGTGGAAAGCGTTACGGAGAGTCCTCTGCAAATGGCTGGAGAAGATTTCTCCTATTACTTACAACATGTAAAAGGTTCCTACTTCTACACGGGAGCGAGAAATCCAGAGTGGGAAGAGGCCTATCCGCACCACCATCCAAAATTCGATCTTGATGAACGCGGCATGTTAGTTGCGGCTAAATGTTTAGGAAAAGTAGCAGTCGAGTACGCAAAGAAAGAAGTTAAACAAGCCGTGAAATAG
- a CDS encoding GNAT family protein: MEDKIIKIDYSNYFWQDDKVRLRAIHPEDWEGDYIGKFDTPARRLLECSTELPPTITGSKKFAEENADFSSTNGRIMFSIEDLEGNNVGGINLNSIDERNGTFSIGIVIDKENRGMGYGTRAMKILLKYAFLERRLNKFMTMFSKEMMLQLK; encoded by the coding sequence TTGGAAGATAAAATAATAAAAATTGATTATAGTAACTATTTTTGGCAAGACGATAAAGTTAGACTACGTGCAATTCATCCAGAAGATTGGGAAGGAGATTATATTGGGAAATTTGATACTCCTGCACGTCGTCTTTTAGAGTGTTCTACTGAACTGCCACCAACTATTACAGGTTCAAAAAAATTTGCAGAGGAAAATGCTGATTTTTCTTCAACAAATGGAAGAATAATGTTTTCTATTGAAGATTTAGAAGGTAATAATGTAGGTGGAATAAATTTAAATAGTATTGATGAGCGAAATGGAACGTTTAGTATTGGAATTGTAATTGATAAGGAAAACCGTGGTATGGGTTATGGTACCAGAGCGATGAAAATTCTATTAAAGTATGCATTCCTTGAACGCAGGCTTAATAAATTCATGACTATGTTCTCGAAGGAAATGATGCTTCAGCTCAAATGA
- a CDS encoding alpha/beta family hydrolase yields MRVLKWHFIFIILSMFFLLLGCSSQPIIQSNTSTNPQSSKLKQTLNKKIKQNGRLISLTKIKVQQEYDLQTYRMTYWSDGVKTVAYVAAPKVLGNYPLNVELHGGETLPTNKKHLTSITYEGETHSTASSSEIENSEPSVVTLAPMYRGYEKSDGTVQGLNGDTIDTENAIKALTSYFNSNKKLPHIKKGHIYLIGISMGGGVALKVASERNDIVDVIAESPFVGWDIWGAWDKKHNDSIYEEMTFYYGSYDPSSQKYKDQSINFKKIVAPVLLVQGTNDKFTPWETVQTFYNDMKSAHKNVTLKLIKGGNHGLSNKRSELIKDIDNFNGKYWAN; encoded by the coding sequence TTGAGAGTTCTTAAATGGCATTTTATATTTATTATTTTATCTATGTTCTTTTTACTCCTTGGTTGTTCAAGTCAACCAATTATACAGTCAAATACATCCACTAATCCCCAGTCCTCAAAACTTAAGCAAACTCTAAATAAAAAAATTAAACAAAATGGTCGTCTCATTTCACTAACTAAAATTAAGGTTCAGCAAGAATATGACCTTCAAACATACCGAATGACCTATTGGAGTGATGGGGTTAAAACAGTTGCTTACGTCGCAGCACCTAAAGTTTTAGGTAATTATCCGTTAAATGTTGAATTACACGGGGGCGAAACATTACCGACAAACAAAAAACATCTTACTTCAATAACCTATGAAGGGGAAACACATTCAACAGCTTCTTCTAGTGAAATAGAAAACAGTGAACCAAGTGTGGTTACATTAGCACCAATGTATCGTGGTTATGAGAAAAGTGATGGTACCGTTCAAGGACTAAATGGAGACACGATTGATACAGAAAATGCGATAAAAGCTTTAACCTCCTACTTTAACTCAAACAAAAAACTCCCTCATATTAAAAAAGGACATATTTATTTAATAGGAATTTCTATGGGTGGAGGAGTAGCGTTAAAAGTTGCTTCAGAACGTAATGATATTGTAGATGTGATTGCGGAGAGCCCATTTGTCGGGTGGGACATTTGGGGTGCTTGGGATAAAAAGCATAATGATTCAATATATGAGGAAATGACATTTTACTATGGTTCTTATGATCCTTCTTCTCAAAAATACAAGGATCAATCTATAAATTTTAAAAAAATTGTTGCACCAGTGCTGTTGGTCCAAGGAACAAATGACAAGTTTACCCCTTGGGAAACCGTCCAAACGTTTTATAATGATATGAAGTCAGCTCATAAGAACGTAACCTTAAAATTAATTAAAGGTGGCAATCACGGTTTGTCTAACAAAAGGAGCGAATTAATAAAGGACATTGATAATTTTAACGGTAAATACTGGGCTAACTAG